atgaatctatagataaataatattaaatatcaGGGGTGTAGCTTCGTTAGGCTCGAGTAGGCACGTGCCTAcacatttatttataatttttttcattttcaaaacacaacTTTATCCATAAATATTTGCAAAATATAATAtgttcatatttatttctagCTTTTAAAATCGGATATATAATTATTCCGTCGGATGGGACAttaaagggtgtcccgtgtcaaggatcacaacccccttggcacgcaaaaaatcgtttccctgatgttcgtaaaagagtaggctcactgggggccatccgggaaactcaaacactcacaaccaaacataattcAATTAGTTGACCGCTGtaaaatgactgaaatattgccaaaacggcttaaaaccccaatcaatccATATTCCGTCGGACCTTTTTTCATATAATGTATTGTACATGATGTAAATAAtggttttatattttttttttctaaagtaaTGGTGATCACAATGACTCACTCGATTTAGCAGATTAAGAATCTTTGAAAAGTTGTACAATATTTAATGTCTATTACAGTCATTTTGATGCCCagagtacatgtaatacaaattaCTTTTCTCAGGGTGACCCCTGAACCCCTCCCGCACCTACCCCCTTGGCGCTTTGTGCCTCGGTGTAACCTTCGGTTTCATTTTTCGGGCCTACACATTGAAATAATCCTAGCTACGCCCCTGAATATAGTACATCTAATTTAATGGCTGTGAATTCCGATAGACATTAAAGTagaatgtcaattttaaaaaatgaatcaaatttttcattttctgaaaatacatgagggtagaACTGCTGGGATGCCCTGCCAGTccgaagtgttgcagttcataccctgatgtatattcaaaaatttaatttatttcttagATGTACTAAACTAAAGACCTATCATTTCACTTTGAAACTTTGCAATAAACATTTAACGTTCACACAGAATTGTTTCAcagaataaaacaagatgtgtttgtgaaacacaaatgcccccgataatggccaattccgaagatggccaaggtcacaagggcaaatatcttggtaccagtagaaaggtcttgtcaaaagaaatgctcatgtacaataggaaagctctaatatttattatttagaagttatgaccaatgtaaaaaaaaatttttaagtaggtcaaatgtcaaggtcaaaaggttcaataccaacggaaagatcttgtaacaaggaatactcatgtgaaatatcaaagctctacctcttactgttcaaaaggtattagcaaggataaagttttcaaaaagtaggtcaaattccaaggtcacagggtcaaaaatgttggtacccacggaaaggtcttgtcacaaggaatactcatgtgaaatatcaaagctctacctcttactgttcaaaaggtgttagcaaggttaaagatcaagggtaaaaaatgttggtacccacggaaaagtcttgtcacagggaatactcatgtgaaatatcaaagctctatcacttactgtacaaaaggtatttgcaaggttaaagttttcaaaaagtaggtcaaacgtcaaggtcacggggtcaaaaatgttggtacccacagaaaggtcttgtcacaaggaatactcatgtgaaatatcaaagctctatctgttattgtttaaaagttattagcaaggttaaagttttcaaaaaataggtcaaactccaaggtcaaggtcacggggtcaaaaatgttggtatttacagaaaggtcttgtcacaaggaatactcatgtgaaatatcacagctctatcacttactgtacaaaagttattagcaaggttaaagttttcaaaaagtaggtcaaactccaaggtcaaggggtcaaaaatatttgtacccacggaaaggtcttgtcacaaggaatactcatgtgaaatatcaaacttctatcacttactgttcaaaagttatttgcaagattaaagtttttaaaaagtaggtcaaactccaaggtcaaggtcacggggtcaaaaatgttggtacccacggaaaggtcttgtcacaaggaatactcatgtgaaatatcaaagctctatcacttactgttcaaaagttattagcaaggttaaagtttcagacagaatgacagaattacagaatgacagacaggacaaaaacaatatgcccccccgatcttcgatctcgggggcataaaaaataagACTGTCAGTTAAAGGGACTTGTTCTCGATTTTTGAAatagatatttttcatttatgatgttaaacattaaaaatataactcatgttgacagccaaactttTAACCTTCTGAATGGaagaataaaagctatattttaccttaactctgtgttatgcAAACAAAGACTCGAacctttttatgtaaacaaacaaaccagtaaaatataaattttgtaatgtaaagtattttaattttgcatatataGTCACAAATCTCGACTTTTAggtgacacattttacctaacgAATGCttgaaaaatgataaatatcatataatgataaacttacatgtaaattgatatccatttcttttgaaaatttcataaacaaaaacatatcgcaatctttgtttacaaaacaaataataaactctctaaaatgagcttttgtgataatatataaccttaatttttttgtgaaaccttttaaacacatttgacagttactgtagattttgatcattaaaagtgaaaaacaagattttggggaaaatcatgaatcagtccctttaaggtagGTGAATGAAATAAGAAAATAGAACTTTCGTTTTGTCTGTACTCACCAcccatcgtcggatacccacgggtgaTCTCGTCTTTTACTCATCACTGAGTATAAATCGAGATCACCCGTGGGTATCTGACGATGCTCACCACCACATGGCAAATGAAAGTTGATTCCATGTTATTcaaatcattattttaacaaagatCAAAACACAAAGCATCATAGAGCCATTCCATTTCTCCATTCATAAAAATAGGAGGGGCTCTGAGGGATAGTATTTTGAGTTTATGGGGAAGCAACTTCTACAAATAAGATTTGGCATTACTAGCACTATATGGTGTGCACTTTGTGTAGTTGTTTAGATAGATGTATGACAATGTATGTTTTGAATAACCATGTTCTTATTTCAGAGTCCTAGATCTGATGATGGACCCCCGTACCAGTGCCCAGGACGTGATGCGATGTGACCTGTGTGAGACCGCCCTGGTACAGATGCACTGTGCTACGTGCCTGGTCAATTTGTGTAAGGCCTGCGTGGGGGAACATTTCTCTGCTGACCTCTCAAATCCTCACAGAATTGTTGATGTCAAGGACAGGAATTCCACCCTCCTCTACCCTGGGTGTACCTCTCATGAAAAAGAACGATGTGAGATGTACTGTAATCCGTGTCATATTCCGGTCTGCAGTACCTGTCTGGCATCAAGTCAACATTTAGGTCACGAATTATTGAAAGTCTCAGATGTTCTCAATATGAAGATAGAAATGATtaccaaaaataaaactgaattaaatgaaacaattattCCCACGTACCAGGACATTGTATCTGATGTACGAAACAGAATGAGTCAGTTAGAAAAGAAATATGGGGATCTCTCAGcagccataacaaaacatgGAGAGGACTGGCACAGAGAAATTGACAAACTCGTCCAGAAACTGAAATCTGAAGTAGAGGAGATGAAAACCACACAGTTACACACTCTGCAGAAACATCTGGATGAAGTGAACAAGAAAATCTCTGATATCAACGATGAAATCAATTCGATGGATGATGCTTTAGACTCTAATGACTTTTCAAAAGTATTCAGTCTTATGCCTAATGTAGATGAATACAAAAATGTTCCACACAAAATTCTGTCATCTTTACCTAAATTCAACCCAGGAAGAATTCAAGAAGAACTCGGTAAACTGTTTGGAACTTTATCATCAATTTCTGTCCGATCAGAAGAACATGGTTACAGTATAAAGACAACACAGAAATCCCCAGAAGCTGCATCCTCTCCTGTCATTAAACAGCTGCTTGATGAACCACAGACTGTCACCACCATACACACTGAGTATAGTCATAACCTTTACGATGTGGCCTGTCTGAGTGATGAAGAAATCTGGACAAGTGGAACTGGTAACATGAAACTCTACAGAATCAAACAGGGATCACTACTCAAGTCAATAACAACCAAGACTGGGAAAATTCCAgaggacatagcagtgacaaaCAGTGGGGCTCTGGTTTATACTGATTTCAGCGATAGAACTCTGAACATTGTGAAGAATGAAgagatacagaccgtgatcacactacaggggtggagacctcACAATGTCTGCAGCATCTCCTCTgatgatctcctggttaccatggacAATGATGATAAGACACAATCCAAAGTTGTGCATTACTCTGGCTCCACAGAAAAACAaaccattcagtttgatgatcaagGTAAACCTCTCTATTCATCTGATTATAAAGAGAAATACAtcagtgagaacaggaacctggatattTGTGTGGCTGACTGTGGAGCTAcagcagtagtggtggtcaatcaggcCGGGAAACTGAGATTCAGGTACACTGGACGTACTCCTGCTCCAAAGAACAAACCATTCTATCCACGAGGAATCACCACAGACAGTCAGAGTCACATCCTCACAGCTGATTATTACAATGACTGTGTCCACATCATAGaccaggacggacagttcctctgTTACATAGACTGTGGACTGAGTGATACCTGGGGACTGTGTACAGATACAAACGACAATCTGTTTGTTGCTCAATGTAGAAACAAACAAGTGAAGAAAATTAAATACTTGCAGAAAAACTAAAACATTAGTGAAGAAAGTTAAATATTTGCAAGGAAATCCAACATAATATTGCCTACTACATCTTATTATGATGAATCAATGatgatgtaaaataaaaaaaacacttgtactttaaattgttttatctGCTTTGTATTTAAAATGTCACAACTCTGCTTTACAGCCGATTTTCACATATCTATCTTTAAAATGTCTTTATTACCTCTTTATCCAACTCcctgttttgttttgaataattaattaaaattgaGTTCAAAGCAGTTAATTTGTTAGCGCATATTGTATGTAATGTTACACATAATCAAACATAATTATCAACGatcaattatcaaaaacacaatgATAATTGAAGGGTTTCATTTAATCCATTATGGGAGATGGAATGGAATTTTGTCATTCTCCAGTTCTTCCATTGTTCACCAAAATCCTCTGCATATAGAGAATAATCCAAgacaaaacaaacacacacaagATTTAGATTTATGTTGTTACTAATTAAAAGCCTCTGAGAACTCTTCTGTAGCCCAACTGGGGTTATATTTGCAAAATTAACATCTATACTCACTCCGTCAACAGAATATTAAATAATACTTTtgatttccattagtggaactcttcaaattaaaggcgcgtaaagtcgtgctaccgggacaacgtAAACATTAGGCACACATAATACGGCATTGAATACAAATTATAAAgaactgcaaaccacaacactgatcagaattataaagttgaaataaataaaattatgttaacaagaaaaaagacaaacttgttaaactatgtgagggagcacaggtactgaatttgCTAAATATGACAGATATAAAAGCATCAACTGCAAGAGCAAGAAGAACTGTAAAGGAAAAAACCAATGCACATCCAATATAACGAAATTTTCTTGCAAATAATGGGATCCATATGCTTTTAAATTTATTCTctcagactatgaagatattttatcatacaattagcgCAGGTTCACATGGCATTGACTTTGTAAGTATACATGCACCCCCTccttttccaatattttaaaataaattatccatctgtcaaactgcattttaaaaaaattgtgacatttataacactaatgAACACAACTGTTTTGTTTCCGAACTTCAtctaagatatttcataaattacaaCTGTCGATGGAATTCAAATAGAAAACATCGATTTTTGAAATAGATGCGATACATTATGTAGCGTTCAAAAACACGTTAGTTTTATATATTAGTgttagttttttgttgttttttttaatgtaaattgACTAATGGCTATTTTACCATTTGACACcacgttttttaaaatatatatatatatatatatttaaaaagggggggggggaggctaTCAACGTTTTAATTATGTCCcggtaatctcgcacttgctcgcgagacatGTTCATTGACGcgcaagagtcatcaaagcgcgataactctgaCGGGCTGGTAATAGGAAGTATTGCTATAAAAACCTTGTTTACATGCTTATTATGGCCTCATGTAATCTTTACCCTTTGTTGTGGAGGATGGGGTAGCCCTATGCAATCTTTACCCTTTGATGTGGTAGATGGGGTGGCCCCATGCAATCTTTACCCTTGTTGTGGAGGATGCGATGGCCCCGTGTAATCTTTACCCTTTGTTGTGGAGGATGGGGTGGCCCCGTGTAATCTTTACCCTTTGTTGTGGAGGATGCGATGGCCCCGTGTAATCTTTACCCTTTGTTGTGGAGGATGCGATGGCCCCGTGTAATTTTTACCCTTTGTTGTGGAGGATGGGGTGGCCCCGTGTAATCTTTACCCTTTGTTGTGGAGGATGCGATGGCCCCGTGTAATCTTTACCCTTTGTTGTGGAGGATGCGATGGCCCCATGTAATCTTTACCCTTTGTTGTGGAGGATGGGGTGGCCCTATGCAATCTTTACCCTTTGTTGTGGAGGATGGGGTGGCCCTATGCAATCTTTACCCTTTGTTGTGGAGGATGGGGTGGCCCTATGCAATTTTTACCCTTTGTTGTGGAGGATGGGGTGGTCCCATGCAATTTTTACCCTTTGTTGTGGAGGATGGGGTGGTCCCATGCAATCTTTACCCTTTGTTGTGGAGGATGGGGTGGACCTATGCAATCTTTACCCTTGTTGTGGAGGATGAGTTGGCCCTATGCAATCTTTACCCTTTGTTGTGGAGGATGGGGTGGCCCTATGCAATCTTTACTCTTTGTTGTGGTAGATGGGGTGGTCCCATGCAATCTTTACTCTTTGTTGTGGAGGATGGGGTGGCCCCGTGTAATCTTTACCCTTGTTGTGGAGGATGGGGTGGCATTgagtatgataaaacaaatatatactcTTTGTTGTGGAGGATGGGGTGGTCCCATGCAATTTTTACCCTTTGTTGTGGAGGATGGGGTGGTCCCATGCAATTTTTACCCTTTGTTGTGGAGGATGGGGTGGCCCTATGCAATCTTTACCCTTTGTTGTGGAGGATGGGGTGGCCCTATGCAATTTTTACCCTTTGTTGTGGAGGATGGGGTGGTCCCATGCAATTTTTACCCTTTGTTGTGGAGGATGGGGTGGTCCCATGCAATCTTTACTCTTTGTTGTGGAGGATGGGGTGGCCCTATGCAATCTTTACCCTTTGCTGTGGAGGATGGGGTGGTCCCATGCAATCTTTACTCTTTGTTGTGGAGGATGGGGTGGCCCTATGCAATCTTTACCCTTTGTTGTGGAGGATGGGGTGGTCCCATGCAATCTTTACTCTTTGTTGTGGAGGATGGAGTGGCCCTATGCAATCTTTACCCTTTGTTGTGGAGGATGGGGTGGCCCTATGCAATCTTTACTCTTTGTTGTGGTAGATGGGGTGGTCCCATGCAATCTTTACTCTTTGTTGTGGAGGATGGGGTGGCCCCGTGTAATCTTTACCCTTGTTGTGGAGGATGGGGTGGCATTgagtatgataaaacaaatatatagtgcCTGTAGTTGATTTCAACCCTCGAaaacaattgaaaatttatttgaattttctgCAGATTAAGTGGTTACCATTTAGTTGAcgttttaaaataataaatataacaaaagtcaataaatatttgatacatatatttttttcactttcaggacaataaaactattatggactgtttagtagggagacatcacaaatgaTCAGGCCCGAGTAGGAATCTCACCTGAGGAAGCACCCTCAGGTGATAACCCTACACAGATTTCATTATTTGTGATGTCTCTCTGCTAAACATATATCTAATcat
This genomic window from Ostrea edulis chromosome 4, xbOstEdul1.1, whole genome shotgun sequence contains:
- the LOC130054397 gene encoding tripartite motif-containing protein 55-like, yielding MMDPRTSAQDVMRCDLCETALVQMHCATCLVNLCKACVGEHFSADLSNPHRIVDVKDRNSTLLYPGCTSHEKERCEMYCNPCHIPVCSTCLASSQHLGHELLKVSDVLNMKIEMITKNKTELNETIIPTYQDIVSDVRNRMSQLEKKYGDLSAAITKHGEDWHREIDKLVQKLKSEVEEMKTTQLHTLQKHLDEVNKKISDINDEINSMDDALDSNDFSKVFSLMPNVDEYKNVPHKILSSLPKFNPGRIQEELGKLFGTLSSISVRSEEHGYSIKTTQKSPEAASSPVIKQLLDEPQTVTTIHTEYSHNLYDVACLSDEEIWTSGTGNMKLYRIKQGSLLKSITTKTGKIPEDIAVTNSGALVYTDFSDRTLNIVKNEEIQTVITLQGWRPHNVCSISSDDLLVTMDNDDKTQSKVVHYSGSTEKQTIQFDDQGKPLYSSDYKEKYISENRNLDICVADCGATAVVVVNQAGKLRFRYTGRTPAPKNKPFYPRGITTDSQSHILTADYYNDCVHIIDQDGQFLCYIDCGLSDTWGLCTDTNDNLFVAQCRNKQVKKIKYLQKN